From one Streptomyces sp. 846.5 genomic stretch:
- a CDS encoding HGxxPAAW family protein → MSGSAHGHTTAAWTGVTISFIGFMVAGVAMVVPSPILVIVGLVLAIVGPGVGKMMSAAGYGKKTDTTPKVDTAKKTPVSSGATP, encoded by the coding sequence ATGTCGGGTAGTGCCCACGGACACACCACCGCCGCCTGGACCGGTGTGACCATCTCCTTCATCGGCTTCATGGTCGCCGGTGTGGCCATGGTCGTCCCGAGCCCGATCCTGGTCATCGTCGGACTCGTGCTGGCCATCGTCGGCCCGGGTGTCGGCAAGATGATGTCGGCGGCCGGATACGGCAAGAAGACCGACACGACCCCGAAGGTCGACACCGCCAAGAAGACTCCGGTCAGCTCGGGCGCCACCCCCTGA
- a CDS encoding DUF2752 domain-containing protein, with translation MSDAAGRPAPRSLTAPAVALAAVGAATAYVAEVDPNRPGHYPTCPFLLVTGWWCPACGGLRCVHELTRGDLSAALHDNVLVVVSVVLATAFWARWTYRATRGRRSPVPGLSRRWIWGLIAVLVAFTVLRNLPFGSFVAPPSVPLSQL, from the coding sequence ATGTCGGACGCGGCGGGACGCCCCGCCCCCCGATCCCTGACCGCGCCGGCGGTCGCCCTCGCGGCGGTCGGTGCGGCGACGGCGTATGTGGCCGAGGTCGACCCCAACCGTCCCGGCCACTACCCGACCTGCCCCTTCTTGCTGGTCACCGGCTGGTGGTGTCCCGCCTGCGGTGGCCTGCGCTGCGTCCACGAGCTGACCCGTGGCGATCTGTCGGCCGCCCTGCACGACAATGTGCTGGTCGTCGTCTCGGTGGTGCTCGCCACCGCCTTCTGGGCCCGCTGGACCTACCGCGCGACGCGCGGGCGGCGCAGCCCCGTACCGGGTCTGTCCCGGCGCTGGATCTGGGGCCTGATCGCCGTCCTGGTGGCCTTCACCGTGCTGCGCAACCTCCCGTTCGGCTCTTTCGTGGCCCCGCCCTCGGTACCGCTGTCACAGCTGTGA
- the trpC gene encoding indole-3-glycerol phosphate synthase TrpC, translating to MSVLDEIIAGVREDLEERQKLVSLDELKELAVQAPLAKDGVAALRGDSVRVICEVKRSSPSKGALAAIADPAALAADYAAGGAAAISVLTEQRRFGGSLADLKAVRAAVDTPLLRKDFIVTAYQLWEARAAGADLALLIVAALEQPALESLIERAQSIGLTPLVEVHDEEEVARAVDAGARIIGVNARNLKDLRVDRDTFANVAPSIPSHIVKVAESGVRGPHDLIAYANEGADAVLVGESLVTGRDPKAAVADLVAAGAHPAIRHGR from the coding sequence GTGAGCGTGCTCGACGAGATCATCGCCGGAGTCCGTGAGGACCTCGAAGAGCGCCAGAAGCTGGTGTCCCTGGACGAGCTCAAGGAACTGGCCGTCCAGGCCCCGCTGGCCAAGGACGGGGTGGCCGCCCTGCGCGGCGACAGCGTGCGGGTGATCTGCGAGGTGAAGCGCTCCAGCCCGTCCAAGGGCGCGCTGGCCGCCATCGCCGACCCGGCGGCCCTCGCCGCCGACTACGCCGCGGGCGGCGCCGCCGCCATCTCGGTACTCACCGAGCAGCGCCGCTTCGGCGGCTCACTGGCCGACCTCAAGGCGGTCCGCGCGGCGGTCGACACCCCGCTGCTGCGCAAGGACTTCATCGTCACCGCCTACCAGCTGTGGGAGGCCCGCGCCGCCGGCGCCGACCTGGCCCTGCTGATCGTCGCCGCGCTGGAGCAGCCCGCGCTGGAGTCGCTGATCGAGCGGGCCCAGTCGATCGGGCTGACCCCGCTGGTCGAGGTGCACGACGAGGAGGAGGTGGCCCGCGCGGTGGACGCCGGCGCCCGGATCATCGGCGTCAACGCCCGCAACCTCAAGGACCTCAGGGTCGACCGGGACACCTTCGCCAATGTCGCGCCGTCCATCCCGTCGCACATCGTCAAGGTCGCCGAGTCGGGCGTACGCGGCCCGCACGACCTGATCGCCTATGCCAACGAGGGCGCCGACGCGGTCCTGGTCGGCGAGTCCCTGGTCACCGGCCGCGACCCCAAGGCCGCCGTCGCCGACCTGGTCGCCGCCGGCGCCCACCCCGCGATCCGCCACGGCCGCTGA
- the trpB gene encoding tryptophan synthase subunit beta, with the protein MSTHDLTPDSRGYFGAYGGRFIPEALVAAVEQVADEYEKAKADPAFAAELAALLKDYTGRPSPLTDVHRFSAEAGGARILLKREDLNHTGSHKINNVLGQALLTRRMGKTRLIAETGAGQHGVATATAAALFGMDCTIYMGEVDTKRQALNVARMRMLGAEVVPVTSGSRTLKDAINEAFRDWVANVDSTHYLFGTVAGPHPFPMMVREFHRVIGIEARAQVLDRTGALPDAVVACVGGGSNAMGIFYDFIPDAGVRLVGIEAAGEGVDTPRHAATLTKGDPGVLHGSRTYVLQDEDGQTIESHSISAGLDYPGVGPEHAYLKDSGRAEYRPCTDDAAMQALRLLSRTEGIIPAIESSHALAGALELGRELGPDATILVNLSGRGDKDMHTAAEYFGLLDGETK; encoded by the coding sequence ATGTCTACGCACGACCTCACCCCCGACTCCCGAGGCTACTTCGGAGCCTACGGCGGCCGCTTCATCCCGGAGGCCCTCGTCGCCGCCGTGGAACAGGTCGCCGACGAGTACGAGAAGGCCAAGGCCGACCCCGCCTTCGCGGCGGAACTCGCCGCCCTGCTCAAGGACTACACCGGCCGCCCGAGCCCCCTGACGGACGTCCACCGCTTCTCCGCCGAGGCCGGCGGCGCCCGCATCCTGCTGAAGCGCGAGGACCTCAACCACACCGGCTCGCACAAGATCAACAACGTCCTCGGCCAGGCCCTGCTCACCCGCCGGATGGGCAAGACCCGCCTGATCGCCGAGACCGGCGCGGGCCAGCACGGCGTCGCCACCGCCACCGCCGCAGCCCTCTTCGGCATGGACTGCACCATCTACATGGGCGAGGTCGACACCAAGCGCCAGGCGCTGAACGTCGCCCGGATGCGGATGCTCGGCGCCGAGGTGGTCCCGGTCACCTCCGGCAGCCGCACCCTCAAGGACGCCATCAACGAGGCCTTCCGCGACTGGGTCGCCAACGTCGACTCCACCCACTACCTGTTCGGCACGGTCGCCGGACCGCACCCCTTCCCCATGATGGTCCGTGAGTTCCACCGGGTGATCGGCATCGAGGCCCGGGCCCAGGTGCTGGACCGCACCGGCGCGCTGCCGGACGCCGTGGTGGCCTGCGTCGGCGGCGGCTCCAACGCGATGGGGATCTTCTACGACTTCATCCCCGACGCCGGCGTCCGCCTGGTCGGCATCGAGGCGGCCGGCGAGGGCGTGGACACCCCGCGCCACGCCGCGACCCTGACCAAGGGCGACCCGGGGGTGCTGCACGGCTCCCGCACCTACGTCCTGCAGGACGAGGACGGCCAGACCATCGAGAGCCACTCCATCTCGGCCGGCCTGGACTACCCGGGCGTCGGCCCCGAGCACGCCTACCTCAAGGACTCGGGCCGCGCCGAGTACCGCCCGTGCACCGACGACGCCGCCATGCAGGCACTGCGGCTGCTGTCCCGCACCGAGGGCATCATCCCGGCGATCGAGAGCTCGCACGCCCTCGCCGGGGCGCTGGAACTGGGCCGCGAGCTCGGCCCCGACGCGACCATCCTGGTCAACCTCTCCGGGCGCGGGGACAAGGACATGCACACCGCCGCCGAGTACTTCGGCCTGCTCGACGGGGAGACCAAGTGA
- the trpA gene encoding tryptophan synthase subunit alpha: MNAQLSGVLAAARAENRAALIGYLPAGFPTIPGAAQAVQALIDGGVDVVELGLPHSDPVLDGPTIQTADDIALRNGVRTRDVLETVRQVTAANPAVPVLVMTYWNPVDRYGAARFAADLAAAGGAGCILPDLPVEEAGPWLAAAEELGLATVFVVAPSSRDQRLATITASGTGFVYAAAVMGVTGSRNQVGEMAEDLVRRTRATTDLPVCVGLGVSTAAQAAEVAAFADGVIVGSAFVQRILDAASPEAGYAAVRELAAELAVGVRKR; the protein is encoded by the coding sequence GTGAACGCGCAGCTCAGTGGAGTCCTCGCGGCGGCCAGGGCCGAGAACCGGGCCGCCCTGATCGGCTACCTCCCGGCCGGCTTCCCGACCATCCCCGGCGCCGCCCAGGCCGTCCAGGCGCTGATCGACGGCGGCGTGGACGTGGTCGAGCTCGGCCTGCCGCACAGCGACCCGGTCCTGGACGGTCCCACCATCCAGACCGCCGACGACATCGCCCTGCGCAACGGCGTCCGCACCAGGGACGTGCTGGAGACGGTCCGTCAGGTCACCGCCGCCAACCCCGCCGTGCCGGTGCTGGTGATGACCTACTGGAACCCGGTGGACCGCTACGGCGCCGCCCGGTTCGCCGCCGATCTGGCCGCCGCCGGGGGAGCCGGCTGCATCCTGCCCGACCTGCCGGTCGAGGAGGCCGGCCCCTGGCTCGCGGCCGCCGAGGAACTGGGTCTGGCCACGGTCTTCGTGGTCGCCCCGTCCAGCCGCGACCAGCGGCTCGCGACCATCACCGCCAGCGGCACCGGCTTCGTCTACGCGGCCGCGGTGATGGGCGTCACCGGCAGCCGCAACCAGGTCGGCGAGATGGCCGAGGACCTGGTCAGGCGCACCCGGGCGACCACGGACCTGCCGGTCTGCGTCGGCCTCGGCGTCTCCACCGCGGCGCAGGCCGCCGAGGTGGCGGCGTTCGCCGACGGGGTGATCGTCGGCTCCGCCTTCGTCCAGCGGATCCTGGACGCGGCCTCCCCGGAGGCCGGCTACGCGGCCGTGCGCGAGCTCGCGGCCGAGCTCGCCGTGGGCGTCCGCAAGCGCTAG